The Carassius gibelio isolate Cgi1373 ecotype wild population from Czech Republic chromosome B14, carGib1.2-hapl.c, whole genome shotgun sequence genome has a segment encoding these proteins:
- the LOC127971940 gene encoding forkhead box protein N2-like yields the protein MEKYTQALPPHSPLYSPQNNSEARSPSLPQPASFPSSPTTQSSYLHFTSTPLASGGSHCLSPSTVSDQDDLTCLNWLHQRGNLLPLQPLPKISTLPQTLDPIPVQQLPLSPAKPPYSFSSLIFMAIEDSPEKRLPVKGIYEWIVGNFPYYREAPGGWRNSVRHNLSLSKSFQRIHRDKSQSVGKGSLWRVCPEYRPALLEVLRKTHYCHRTNINLLSKPVLLEAADNRQNTLGETMEISDLDSLSSNPPCSLTPDHEELIPMESVELTEVVGEDSEKDPLADSGYIELHYYQYQQYQYLVLPGDSELDLESVEILQLDAEAQEAAGSLLDLAGGNH from the exons ATGGAGAAATACACACAAGCACTGCCACCCCATTCTCCTTTATATTCCCCTCAAAATAACTCAGAAGCTCGATCTCCCTCTCTTCCACAGCCTGCGTCCTTCCCTTCCTCCCCAACCACCCAGTCCTCCTATCTTCACTTTACATCAACCCCTCTGGCATCTGGAGGGTCACATTGCCTCAGTCCCTCCACAGTATCTGACCAGGATGACCTGACCTGCCTCAACTGGCTGCATCAAAGAGGAAACCTGTTGCCTTTGCAGCCACTGCCCAAAATCAGCACACTGCCCCAGACGTTAGATCCCATTCCTGTCCAACAGCTGCCTCTCTCCCCTGCCAAACCCCCGTACTCTTTCAGCAGTCTCATCTTCATGGCGATAGAAGATTCGCCTGAGAAGAGGCTCCCTGTGAAAGGTATTTATGAGTGGATTGTCGGCAACTTCCCCTATTATAGAGAGGCTCCCGGTGGATGGAGGAACTCGGTCCGACACAACCTTTCCTTGAGCAAGAGCTTCCAACGAATACATAGAGACAAGAGTCAA TCTGTTGGAAAAGGTTCATTATGGCGTGTTTGTCCAGAATATCGGCCAGCTCTTCTGGAAGTTCTTAGAAAAACTCATTACTGTCATCGTACCAATATTAACTTGCTGAGCAAGCCTGTTTT GTTGGAGGCGGCTGATAATAGGCAGAACACCTTGGGTGAGACTATGGAGATTTCAG ATCTAGATTCTCTGTCTTCAAACCCGCCGTGCTCTTTGACACCGGATCATGAGGAGCTGATCCCCATGGAGTCTGTGGAACTGACAGAGGTTGTCGGCGAGGATTCAGAGAAAGATCCACTTGCAGACAGTGGTTACATTGAGTTACACTATTACCAGTATCAGCAGTATCAGTACCTGGTTCTTCCAGGAGACAGTGAGTTGGATCTGGAGTCGGTTGAGATACTGCAGCTTGATGCAGAGGCTCAGGAGGCTGCAGGGTCACTGCTTGACCTCGCGGGAGGCAACCACTGA
- the LOC127971941 gene encoding protein YIF1A encodes MDFQHHGYRATKPRARASPPSGGPLLFDDTSSGPPPMNSQNYYSSEYNMADASAGGQDPGVGNLFADPMASAAMMYGSSLANQGKDIVNKEINRFMSVNKLKYFFAVDTKYVVKKLLLLMFPYTHQDWEVRYHRDTPLIPRHDVNAPDLYIPSMAFITYILLAGMALGIQKRFSPEVLGLCASTALVWIIIEVLVMLLSLYLLTVHTDLSTFDLVAYSGYKYVGMIFTVLCGLFFGSDGYFVALAWSSCALMFFIVRSLKMKILSSFSADSMGAGSSAKPHFRLYITLALAAFQPIIIYWLTAHLVR; translated from the exons ATGGATTTCCAGCATCATGGATACCGTGCAA CAAAACCCAGAGCCAGAGCATCTCCTCCCAGTGGGGGTCCGCTTCTTTTTGATGACACCAGTTCTGGGCCCCCACCCATGAACAGCCAGAACTACTATAGTTCAGAATATAATATGGCTGATGCATCAGCAGGGGGTCAAGACCCCGGAGTGGGAAACCTCTTTGCTGATCCAATGGCCAGTGCTGCCATGATGTATGGCTCATCACTTGCCAATCAAGGCAAGGATATTGTGAACAAAGAG ATTAACCGATTCATGTCGGtcaacaagctgaagtatttctTTGCAGTTGATACCAAATATGTTGTGAAGAAACTGTTGCTTCTCATGTTCCCATACACACATCag GACTGGGAAGTACGTTACCACAGAGACACTCCCCTCATACCGCGCCATGATGTCAATGCTCCAGATCTCTACATACCct CAATGGCTTTTATCACTTACATTTTACTGGCTGGAATGGCTTTAGGAATCCAGAAACG GTTCAGTCCAGAGGTTTTGGGTTTGTGTGCAAGCACAGCTCTGGTTTGGATCATCATTGAAGTTCTTGTCATGTTGCTCAGTCTTTACTTGCTCACAGTTCACACAGACCTCTCAACGTTTGACCTTGTTGCTTACAGCGGATACAAATATGTGGG gaTGATTTTCACAGTGTTGTGTGGACTGTTCTTTGGCAGTGACGGGTACTTTGTTGCTCTTGCTTGGTCTTCTTGTGCTCTCATGTTTTTTATT GTACGTTCTCTAAAAATGAAGATCCTGTCTTCATTCTCCGCAGACTCAATGGGTGCCGGATCGAGCGCCAAGCCCCACTTTCGCTTGTACATTACCTTGGCATTAGCTGCCTTTCAGCCAATCATCATTTACTGGCTCACCGCTCATTTGGTCAGATGA